A region of Paractinoplanes abujensis DNA encodes the following proteins:
- a CDS encoding glycoside hydrolase family 13 protein, with translation MLERDEWWRDAVIYQVYPRSFADSDGDGMGDLPGITGRLPHLRELGVDAVWLSPFYPSPQHDAGYDVADYRGVDPRFGDLGDADKLIAEAHNLGLKIIVDLVPNHTSSEHAWFQAALAAAPGSPERERYIFRDGDEPPNSWQSVFGGSAWERTPDGQWYLHLFDVSQPDLNWDNPEVREEFLAILRFWLDRGVDGFRVDVAHGMIKEKNLTDWTSASTILGGLDPAGPPPPMWDQEGVHEIYQSWRQVLDQYPGGRILVAEAWVAPASRLARYVRPDEMHQAFNFPYLEAPWTPAALRAVIDESLEANDAVGAPTTWVLSNHDVVRHASRLGFPAGTPRMPGIGAEDPQPDAALGLRRARAATLLMLALPGSAYLYQGEELGLPEHTTMPDEFREDPAWERSGHAERGRDGCRVPLPWEADAPSYGFGPAEKSWLPQPATWAEFALDRQQGVAGSTWELYRSALGLRRAHGLGRGTVTWQDGAFAFRNGDVLVVTNFGAEAVELPAGARVLLSSEPLDDDGRVPTDVTVWAAL, from the coding sequence ATGCTCGAACGCGACGAATGGTGGCGCGACGCCGTCATCTACCAGGTCTATCCCCGCTCCTTCGCCGACAGCGACGGGGACGGGATGGGTGACCTGCCCGGCATCACCGGCCGCCTGCCGCACCTGCGCGAGCTCGGCGTCGACGCCGTCTGGCTCTCCCCGTTCTATCCCTCGCCCCAGCACGACGCCGGTTACGACGTGGCCGACTACCGCGGGGTCGACCCGCGCTTCGGCGACCTGGGCGACGCCGACAAGCTGATCGCCGAGGCGCACAACCTGGGCCTGAAGATCATCGTCGATCTGGTGCCCAACCACACCTCCAGCGAGCACGCGTGGTTCCAGGCCGCGCTGGCCGCCGCCCCGGGCAGCCCGGAGCGCGAGCGGTACATCTTCCGCGACGGGGACGAACCCCCGAACTCGTGGCAGAGCGTCTTCGGCGGCAGTGCCTGGGAGCGGACCCCGGACGGGCAGTGGTACCTGCACCTGTTCGACGTCAGCCAGCCCGACCTCAACTGGGACAACCCCGAGGTCCGGGAGGAGTTCCTGGCCATCCTCCGGTTCTGGCTCGACCGCGGCGTGGACGGTTTCCGGGTCGACGTCGCCCACGGGATGATCAAGGAAAAGAACCTGACCGACTGGACCAGCGCCAGCACGATCCTGGGCGGTCTCGACCCCGCCGGCCCGCCCCCGCCGATGTGGGACCAGGAGGGCGTGCACGAGATCTACCAGTCGTGGCGGCAGGTGCTCGACCAGTACCCCGGCGGCCGCATCCTCGTCGCCGAGGCGTGGGTGGCCCCGGCCAGCCGGCTGGCCCGCTACGTCCGCCCCGACGAGATGCACCAGGCGTTCAACTTCCCGTACCTGGAAGCGCCGTGGACACCGGCGGCGCTGCGCGCGGTCATCGACGAGTCGCTCGAGGCCAACGACGCCGTGGGCGCGCCCACCACCTGGGTACTGTCGAACCACGACGTGGTGCGGCACGCCAGCCGGCTCGGTTTCCCGGCCGGCACCCCGCGCATGCCCGGCATCGGCGCCGAGGACCCGCAGCCCGACGCCGCGCTCGGCCTGCGCCGGGCCCGGGCGGCCACGCTGCTCATGCTCGCGCTGCCCGGCTCGGCCTACCTCTATCAGGGCGAGGAGCTGGGGCTGCCCGAGCACACCACGATGCCCGACGAGTTCCGCGAGGATCCGGCCTGGGAACGGTCGGGGCACGCGGAGCGCGGGCGCGACGGCTGCCGGGTACCGCTGCCGTGGGAGGCCGACGCCCCCTCGTACGGGTTCGGTCCGGCCGAGAAGTCCTGGTTGCCTCAGCCGGCGACGTGGGCCGAGTTCGCGCTCGACCGCCAGCAGGGGGTGGCCGGCTCGACGTGGGAGCTCTATCGCAGCGCGCTGGGCCTGCGGCGCGCGCACGGTCTGGGCCGTGGCACGGTGACCTGGCAGGACGGCGCGTTCGCCTTCCGCAACGGCGACGTGCTCGTGGTGACCAACTTCGGGGCCGAGGCGGTGGAGCTACCGGCCGGCGCCCGGGTCCTGCTGAGCAGCGAGCCCCTCGACGACGACGGGCGGGTCCCCACCGACGTCACCGTCTGGGCGGCTCTCTGA
- a CDS encoding MFS transporter, whose amino-acid sequence MTRGGTAHRVYSVVVFVVLASLDNVAIGLVPPLYGSIGDAFGVGEGHIALATTIMFLISAVAAIGFAYAGDRTDRKPVLILGTLIWIAGTTWSGFSGSYPSFLTSQVVAAFGLGAVASVSFAVVSDLISPKRRGLVMSFWGLSQGVGTLAGTLIGGLLGHANWREPFMITAIAGGVATAAYLFTYNVPRGDSQPELAGVDYDERIHHDHLPLILRRRTNVWLILQGSTAQIALGSLVWLPVLFRSRAEDQGYSAGTAIVIGSVFATLFQAGGALSILGGLVGDRLQRRTPRGRALVAAFGVVAAVPFYIVLFFVPMRIDVPDGAGTGGVVRAVLADVFTEPTVGLCLAVAIFALMLTSANSPNWFALIADVNPPEHRGTVYSLGNLVNGFGRAGGNIMVAAAFRGLAGAFPPPLNYAVGLAAFQLFWLPTGVMFWLASRTVARDMEDTHAALLSRAARSESRPDGDVGGDPPVVVEGLAAQQDPGAGR is encoded by the coding sequence GTGACCCGGGGAGGAACCGCCCATCGCGTGTACAGCGTGGTGGTGTTCGTGGTCCTCGCCTCGCTCGACAACGTGGCGATCGGGCTGGTGCCGCCGCTGTACGGCAGCATCGGCGACGCCTTCGGGGTGGGCGAGGGCCACATCGCGCTCGCCACCACGATCATGTTCCTGATCAGCGCGGTCGCGGCCATCGGTTTCGCGTACGCCGGGGATCGCACCGACCGCAAGCCGGTGCTCATCCTCGGCACGCTGATCTGGATCGCGGGTACGACGTGGTCCGGCTTCTCCGGCAGCTATCCCAGCTTCCTGACCAGTCAGGTGGTCGCCGCGTTCGGTCTGGGTGCGGTCGCGTCGGTGAGCTTCGCCGTGGTCAGCGACCTCATCTCGCCCAAGCGCCGCGGGCTCGTGATGAGCTTCTGGGGCCTGTCCCAGGGCGTCGGCACGCTCGCCGGCACCCTGATCGGCGGTCTGCTCGGCCACGCCAACTGGCGCGAGCCGTTCATGATCACCGCGATCGCGGGCGGAGTGGCCACGGCGGCCTACCTGTTCACCTACAACGTGCCGCGCGGCGACTCCCAGCCGGAGCTGGCCGGCGTCGACTACGACGAGCGCATCCACCACGACCACCTGCCGCTGATCCTGCGCCGGCGGACGAACGTGTGGCTGATCCTGCAGGGGAGCACCGCGCAGATCGCCCTGGGTTCGCTGGTGTGGCTGCCGGTGCTGTTCCGCTCGCGCGCCGAGGACCAGGGCTATTCGGCCGGCACGGCGATCGTGATCGGCAGCGTGTTCGCCACGCTCTTCCAGGCCGGCGGCGCCCTGTCCATCCTGGGCGGCCTCGTGGGCGACCGCCTGCAACGCCGCACGCCCCGCGGCCGGGCGCTGGTGGCGGCGTTCGGGGTCGTGGCCGCCGTGCCGTTCTACATCGTGCTGTTCTTCGTGCCGATGCGCATCGACGTGCCCGACGGCGCCGGCACGGGCGGGGTCGTCCGGGCCGTCCTGGCCGACGTGTTCACCGAGCCCACCGTGGGGCTCTGCCTGGCCGTCGCCATCTTCGCGCTGATGCTCACGTCGGCCAACTCGCCCAACTGGTTCGCCCTGATCGCCGACGTCAACCCGCCCGAGCACCGCGGCACTGTCTACAGCCTGGGCAACCTGGTCAACGGCTTCGGCCGGGCGGGCGGCAACATCATGGTCGCGGCCGCCTTCCGCGGGCTGGCCGGCGCCTTCCCGCCCCCGCTCAACTACGCGGTCGGGCTGGCCGCCTTCCAGCTGTTCTGGCTGCCCACCGGCGTCATGTTCTGGCTGGCCAGCAGGACGGTCGCGCGCGACATGGAGGACACGCACGCCGCCCTGCTGAGCCGGGCCGCCCGGTCAGAGAGCCGCCCAGACGGTGACGTCGGTGGGGACCCGCCCGTCGTCGTCGAGGGGCTCGCTGCTCAGCAGGACCCGGGCGCCGGCCGGTAG
- the xylB gene encoding xylulokinase: MTLVAGIDSSTQSCKVVIRDAETGTLVRQGRASHPEGTEVHPDAWWAALQHAIEEAGGLDDVAAASVAGQQHGMVVLDENGEVVRPALLWNDTRSAGAAADLIQELGGGDKWADAVGIVPVASFTLTKLRWLARHEPENAARVAAVCLPHDWLTWKLSGSTDISTIKTDRSDASGTLYWSAKTNEYRPDLLELGFGRLIATPEVLGPTGIAGRLPNGAPLGPGAGDNAAAAFGTGAGTGDVIVSIGTSGTVFVSSDVSPNDPSGTVAGFADTTGRFLPIVVTLNAARVLDAATKLLGVDHDKLSQLALGAPAGADGLVLIPYLEGERTPNRPDATGAIHGLTLKTSDPAHLARAAVEGMLCALADGLDALVANGATANRIVLVGGGARSEAVRRIAPELFGLPVLVPPPGEYVADGAARQAAWVARGGEEPPVWSAAQPETYEAVPVPLIREQYAAARDAVVDRPR; this comes from the coding sequence ATGACTCTCGTAGCCGGGATCGACAGCTCCACCCAGTCCTGCAAGGTGGTCATCCGCGACGCGGAGACCGGCACGCTGGTCCGGCAGGGCCGGGCGAGCCATCCGGAGGGCACCGAGGTGCATCCGGACGCCTGGTGGGCCGCGCTGCAACACGCCATCGAGGAGGCCGGCGGCCTGGACGACGTGGCCGCCGCCTCGGTGGCCGGCCAGCAGCACGGCATGGTGGTGCTCGACGAGAACGGCGAAGTGGTCCGCCCGGCGCTGCTGTGGAACGACACCCGCAGCGCCGGTGCGGCCGCCGACCTCATTCAGGAGCTCGGCGGCGGCGACAAGTGGGCCGACGCGGTCGGCATCGTGCCGGTCGCCAGCTTCACCCTGACCAAGCTGCGCTGGCTCGCCCGCCACGAGCCGGAGAACGCCGCGCGGGTGGCGGCCGTGTGCCTGCCGCACGACTGGCTGACCTGGAAGCTGTCCGGGTCGACGGACATCAGCACGATCAAGACCGATCGCAGCGACGCCAGCGGCACCCTCTACTGGTCGGCCAAGACCAACGAATACCGCCCCGACCTGCTCGAGCTCGGCTTCGGCCGCCTCATCGCGACCCCCGAGGTGCTCGGCCCGACCGGCATCGCGGGCCGGCTGCCCAACGGCGCCCCGCTCGGCCCCGGGGCCGGCGACAACGCGGCCGCCGCGTTCGGCACGGGCGCCGGCACGGGCGACGTCATCGTCTCGATCGGCACGTCGGGCACGGTTTTCGTCTCGTCCGACGTCTCGCCCAACGACCCCTCCGGCACGGTGGCCGGGTTTGCCGACACCACCGGCCGTTTCCTCCCGATCGTCGTGACGCTGAACGCGGCCCGCGTGCTCGACGCCGCGACCAAGCTGCTCGGTGTCGACCACGACAAGCTGTCCCAGCTCGCGCTGGGCGCCCCGGCCGGCGCCGATGGGCTCGTCCTGATCCCGTACCTGGAGGGTGAGCGCACACCGAACCGCCCGGACGCCACCGGAGCGATCCACGGCCTGACGCTCAAGACCTCCGACCCGGCCCACCTGGCCCGGGCCGCCGTCGAGGGCATGCTGTGCGCGCTCGCCGACGGGCTGGACGCGCTGGTCGCCAACGGCGCCACGGCCAACCGCATCGTGCTGGTCGGCGGCGGCGCCCGCAGCGAGGCGGTCCGGCGCATCGCCCCCGAGCTGTTCGGGCTGCCGGTGCTGGTGCCCCCGCCCGGTGAGTACGTCGCCGACGGCGCGGCCCGGCAGGCCGCCTGGGTCGCCCGCGGCGGCGAGGAGCCCCCGGTGTGGTCGGCCGCGCAGCCCGAGACGTACGAGGCCGTGCCGGTGCCGCTCATCCGCGAGCAGTACGCCGCCGCCCGGGACGCGGTCGTCGATCGCCCCCGCTAA
- the xylA gene encoding xylose isomerase has product MSVQPTREDKFSFGLWTIGWQAQDAFGSATRPVLDPVEAVHKLAELGAYGLTFHDDDLVPFGSDAQTRDGILAGFKKALEETGIVVPMVTTNTFSHPVFKDGAFTSNDRSVRRYALRKVLRQVDLAAELGAETFVLWGGREGAEYDAAKDINAALDRYREGLNLVAQYSEDKNYGLRFAIEPKPNEPRGDILLPTLGHAIAFTYELERPELFGINPEVGHEQMSNLNFTQGIAQALWQKKLFHIDLNGQHSVKFDQDLVFGHGDLLNAFSLVDLLENGPIGGGPKYDGPRHFDYKPSRTEDIGGVWESAKANMRMYLLLKERAQEFRADPVVQEALRASKVLELETPTLNPGETYQDLLNDKSAWEEFDVDAAGAQGYGFVKLHQLMIDHVLRAN; this is encoded by the coding sequence GTGTCGGTCCAACCCACCCGTGAAGACAAGTTCTCCTTCGGCCTGTGGACCATCGGTTGGCAGGCTCAGGACGCGTTCGGTTCGGCCACCCGCCCGGTGCTCGACCCGGTCGAGGCGGTGCACAAGCTGGCCGAGCTCGGCGCGTACGGCCTGACCTTCCACGACGACGACCTGGTGCCCTTCGGCTCCGACGCGCAGACCCGCGACGGCATCCTCGCCGGCTTCAAGAAGGCGCTGGAGGAGACCGGCATCGTCGTCCCGATGGTCACCACCAACACCTTCAGCCACCCGGTGTTCAAGGACGGCGCGTTCACCAGCAACGACCGCTCGGTCCGGCGCTACGCGCTGCGCAAGGTGCTGCGTCAGGTCGACCTGGCCGCCGAGCTGGGCGCCGAGACCTTCGTGCTCTGGGGCGGCCGCGAGGGCGCGGAGTACGACGCGGCCAAGGACATCAACGCCGCGCTCGACCGCTACCGCGAGGGCCTCAACCTGGTCGCGCAGTACTCCGAGGACAAGAACTACGGCCTGCGCTTCGCCATCGAGCCCAAGCCCAACGAGCCCCGCGGCGACATCCTGCTGCCCACGCTCGGCCACGCCATCGCGTTCACCTACGAACTCGAGCGGCCCGAGCTGTTCGGCATCAACCCCGAGGTCGGCCACGAGCAGATGTCGAACCTCAACTTCACCCAGGGCATCGCCCAGGCTCTGTGGCAGAAGAAGCTCTTCCACATCGACCTCAACGGCCAGCACAGCGTCAAGTTCGACCAGGACCTGGTCTTCGGCCACGGCGACCTGCTCAACGCGTTCTCCCTGGTGGACCTGCTGGAGAACGGCCCGATCGGCGGCGGCCCCAAGTACGACGGCCCTCGCCACTTCGACTACAAGCCCTCCCGTACGGAGGACATCGGCGGCGTCTGGGAGTCGGCCAAGGCCAACATGCGGATGTACCTGCTGCTCAAGGAGCGCGCGCAGGAGTTCCGGGCCGACCCGGTGGTGCAGGAGGCGCTGCGGGCCAGCAAGGTGCTCGAGCTGGAGACCCCGACCCTCAACCCCGGCGAGACCTACCAGGACCTGCTCAACGACAAGAGCGCCTGGGAGGAGTTCGACGTCGACGCGGCCGGTGCTCAGGGCTACGGTTTCGTCAAGCTGCACCAGCTGATGATCGACCACGTTCTCCGGGCCAACTGA
- a CDS encoding ROK family protein: MNGRILSASRAPVRQSSVRAHNLALVLQTVANSADRPSRAAIAGLTGLTRATVSALVDDLIAGGLLTELEPAPRTGAGRPAAGLALSPDGPAGLGLEINVDYQAACVVDLAGVVRHRFVARGDQRLLTPTAALAALDALATEARAAAEAEGTVLAGAALAVPGLVAPGGLVRVAPNLGWQEVRVPPLAGLPVTVDNEANLAALGELRADGGEPSFVYVSGEIGIGAGIVLDGALYRGGRGWSGEIGHVTVYPDGRPCRCGANGCLEQYAGQEAVAADPELAAAALGIALSAVVNLLDLGVIVLGGGYAPEFARLHEGIEIELRRRVLTAGLAPVTLRPAALGADAAMRGAADAVLRGVQQDPAAWLARAQAV; encoded by the coding sequence GTGAACGGCCGCATCCTCAGTGCTTCCCGGGCTCCGGTCCGGCAATCGAGCGTGCGAGCCCACAATCTCGCGCTCGTGTTGCAGACAGTGGCGAACAGCGCAGATCGCCCATCCCGGGCGGCCATCGCGGGCCTCACCGGGCTCACCCGGGCCACCGTCTCCGCCCTGGTCGACGATCTGATCGCGGGTGGGTTGCTCACCGAGCTGGAGCCGGCCCCGCGCACGGGGGCCGGCCGTCCCGCCGCCGGCCTCGCGCTCTCGCCCGACGGCCCGGCCGGGCTCGGCCTCGAGATCAACGTCGACTATCAGGCCGCCTGCGTGGTCGACCTGGCCGGCGTCGTGCGGCACCGCTTCGTCGCGCGTGGCGACCAGCGGTTGCTGACCCCCACGGCCGCCCTCGCCGCCCTGGACGCCCTGGCCACCGAGGCCCGCGCAGCCGCCGAGGCCGAGGGGACGGTGCTGGCCGGCGCCGCGCTCGCCGTGCCGGGTCTGGTCGCGCCGGGCGGACTGGTCCGGGTCGCGCCCAACCTGGGCTGGCAGGAGGTGCGGGTGCCACCCCTGGCCGGACTGCCGGTCACCGTCGACAACGAGGCAAACTTGGCCGCGCTGGGGGAGCTGCGGGCCGACGGGGGCGAGCCCAGCTTCGTCTACGTCTCCGGCGAGATCGGCATCGGCGCCGGCATCGTGCTCGACGGCGCTCTCTATCGCGGCGGGCGCGGCTGGAGCGGCGAGATCGGGCACGTCACGGTCTATCCCGACGGGCGGCCCTGCCGCTGCGGGGCCAACGGCTGCCTGGAGCAGTACGCCGGCCAGGAGGCTGTCGCGGCCGATCCCGAGCTGGCCGCGGCCGCGCTCGGCATCGCCCTGTCGGCGGTCGTCAACCTGCTCGATCTAGGGGTGATCGTGCTCGGTGGTGGCTACGCGCCGGAGTTCGCCCGGCTGCACGAGGGCATCGAGATCGAGCTGCGCCGGCGGGTGCTGACGGCCGGGCTCGCCCCGGTGACGCTGCGCCCGGCCGCACTGGGGGCCGACGCGGCCATGCGCGGTGCCGCCGACGCGGTGCTCCGCGGCGTTCAGCAAGATCCGGCGGCGTGGCTGGCCCGCGCTCAGGCGGTCTGA
- a CDS encoding MarR family winged helix-turn-helix transcriptional regulator, producing the protein MAVHHGPDGPDPMHAAAIDDAAKALLLAWDVAREQVTPRLSSVQLNALLAVERAEGINLGGLAGELSMLLSSASRLCDRLVASGMVERVPGRADRREIALYLTPASRTLLAELRQIRRHALTGVLEKMSSGGRAALLRGLTEFAAAAEENGGSASAQTA; encoded by the coding sequence ATGGCCGTTCACCATGGGCCGGACGGGCCTGACCCCATGCATGCCGCGGCGATCGACGACGCCGCGAAAGCTTTGCTGCTCGCGTGGGACGTGGCCCGCGAACAGGTGACGCCGCGCCTGTCGTCGGTGCAGCTCAACGCCCTGCTCGCCGTCGAGCGCGCCGAGGGCATCAACCTGGGCGGTCTGGCGGGCGAGCTGAGCATGCTGCTCTCCTCGGCCAGCCGTCTGTGCGACCGCCTGGTGGCCTCGGGCATGGTGGAGCGAGTGCCGGGCCGGGCCGATCGGCGGGAGATCGCGCTCTACCTCACCCCGGCGTCGCGCACCCTGCTGGCCGAGCTGCGTCAGATTCGCCGGCACGCGCTCACGGGCGTCCTGGAAAAGATGTCTTCCGGTGGCCGGGCGGCCCTGCTGCGAGGGCTCACCGAGTTCGCCGCGGCGGCGGAGGAGAACGGCGGCTCCGCGTCCGCTCAGACCGCCTGA
- a CDS encoding PP2C family protein-serine/threonine phosphatase, which produces MIDRLLAVRRILTDAAADAVPDRLAEGLAKEYGVVRTELYLVDYRLAALVPVFGSDDRTRPGDPAWRCFDHQSEVHADDVIFVPVTVRGERIGVLACAPAPDDDRTAAELAEIGVALAHELQSARAGTDRYQAIARTRRLTLAAEMQWELLPARSRTRPAFGLAGQLEPSYDVRGDSFDWADEDDRLSLAVLNGMGQGVSASLLTALATYALRNARRAGIPLADQAALADQAIFAEHRGASHVSALLLDLDLATGEVEAVDAGSPRLLLLRDGEVQAQTLSKEFPLGMFEETDYQVQRFRLEPGDRLMLVSDGVYDAVAATGRYGDAALARFVRRTGALVPLQAVRSLLGDLRAFVGDAELEDDAVAVCLDWYGPRN; this is translated from the coding sequence TTGATCGACAGGCTACTGGCGGTTCGGCGGATTCTCACCGACGCGGCCGCGGACGCCGTTCCGGACCGCCTGGCCGAGGGACTGGCCAAGGAGTACGGAGTCGTCCGAACCGAGTTGTACCTGGTGGACTACCGTTTGGCGGCCCTCGTGCCGGTCTTCGGATCCGACGATCGCACCCGTCCGGGCGACCCCGCCTGGCGCTGCTTCGACCACCAGTCCGAAGTGCACGCGGATGATGTGATCTTCGTACCGGTCACCGTGCGCGGGGAACGGATCGGGGTGCTCGCCTGCGCGCCGGCGCCCGACGACGACCGCACGGCGGCCGAACTGGCCGAGATCGGGGTCGCGCTGGCCCACGAGCTGCAGTCGGCCCGGGCCGGCACCGACCGCTACCAGGCGATCGCCCGGACGCGCAGGCTCACGCTGGCCGCCGAGATGCAGTGGGAGCTGCTGCCGGCGCGCAGCCGCACGCGCCCGGCGTTCGGCCTGGCCGGGCAGCTCGAACCGTCGTACGACGTACGGGGGGACAGTTTCGACTGGGCCGACGAGGACGACCGCCTGTCGCTGGCCGTGCTCAACGGCATGGGCCAGGGCGTGTCGGCCTCCCTGCTGACCGCGCTGGCCACCTACGCCCTGCGCAACGCCCGCCGGGCCGGGATCCCGCTGGCCGATCAGGCCGCGCTGGCCGACCAGGCCATCTTCGCCGAGCATCGGGGCGCGAGCCACGTGTCGGCCCTGCTGCTCGACCTCGACCTGGCCACCGGTGAGGTGGAGGCGGTCGACGCGGGTTCGCCCCGGCTCCTGCTGCTGCGCGACGGCGAGGTGCAAGCGCAGACGCTGAGCAAGGAGTTCCCGCTCGGCATGTTCGAGGAGACCGACTACCAGGTGCAACGCTTCCGGCTCGAGCCCGGCGACCGGCTGATGCTGGTGAGCGACGGGGTCTACGACGCGGTGGCGGCGACCGGGCGTTACGGGGACGCCGCGCTGGCCCGGTTCGTGCGGCGCACCGGGGCGCTGGTGCCGTTGCAGGCCGTCCGCTCGCTGCTGGGTGACCTGCGGGCCTTCGTGGGCGACGCCGAGCTCGAGGACGACGCCGTCGCCGTCTGCCTGGACTGGTACGGGCCGCGCAACTGA
- a CDS encoding substrate-binding domain-containing protein, translated as MAIVVVVAGSYFGYQQLSDDSCSGSIRLTVAATPEIAPAIDQVAQRWVQDGANVDGTCVAVAVEDVNSATMAAAVAGEHKVQLAGVGTAAQAVKVPDLWIPDSSTWILRLKSEAPGFVPSDSKPIAQSPVVLAMPEPVAKTMGWPNEKLGWAQLLPQIMKNTRLNTGIANPQRDAAGLSGLLALGQAAGAGDKGQQTKVQALQRLATKASNLRDELIENFPRSADPTDIGSSLSAAPISEQNVVAYNAAKPPVPLAGLYLEPSPMPLDYPFAVMPETDLPKQQAAAGLRAQLSSGTFKNALGAAGLRAPDGSFGSGFARPLGAPDASPPASNEVGGNGENGGTAAAGFDASALSQVIGSWTAITQPGRVLAVFDVSGSMNTKVPTANDQTRAAVTRKAAAAGLSMFSEKWAVGVWLFSTDMVGSRPWKEIVPITPLASGRPQLQDSISQIVPKEDGDTGLYDTVLAAYKEVKRTWEPGKVNSVILFTDGKDEGSKIKIDQLKAQLKQLNDPKEPVRLVIIGIGDQVDRNELEEAVRETPAGGVFVTKDPAKMSTIFVEAIGRRTGAAGS; from the coding sequence ATGGCAATAGTCGTCGTAGTGGCGGGGTCCTACTTCGGATATCAGCAGCTTTCCGACGACAGCTGCTCCGGTTCCATCCGGTTGACCGTCGCCGCGACTCCCGAGATCGCGCCCGCGATCGACCAGGTCGCGCAACGCTGGGTGCAGGACGGGGCCAACGTCGACGGCACCTGTGTCGCCGTCGCCGTCGAGGACGTCAACTCCGCGACGATGGCCGCCGCCGTGGCCGGCGAGCACAAGGTGCAGCTGGCCGGTGTCGGCACCGCGGCCCAGGCCGTCAAGGTGCCCGACCTGTGGATCCCCGACTCCTCGACCTGGATCCTGCGCCTCAAGTCCGAGGCCCCCGGCTTCGTGCCCTCCGACAGCAAGCCGATCGCGCAGAGCCCGGTCGTGCTGGCCATGCCGGAACCGGTCGCCAAGACCATGGGCTGGCCGAACGAGAAGCTGGGCTGGGCGCAGCTGCTCCCGCAGATCATGAAGAACACGCGGCTCAACACGGGCATCGCCAACCCGCAGCGGGACGCGGCCGGCCTGTCCGGGCTGCTCGCGCTGGGCCAGGCGGCCGGCGCCGGTGACAAGGGTCAGCAGACCAAGGTCCAGGCCCTGCAGCGGCTGGCCACCAAGGCCTCCAACCTGCGGGACGAGCTGATCGAGAACTTCCCCCGCTCGGCCGACCCGACCGACATCGGCAGCAGCCTCAGTGCGGCGCCGATCTCCGAGCAGAACGTGGTGGCCTACAACGCCGCCAAGCCGCCGGTGCCGCTGGCCGGGCTCTACCTCGAGCCCAGCCCGATGCCGCTCGACTACCCGTTCGCCGTCATGCCCGAGACCGACCTGCCCAAGCAGCAGGCGGCCGCGGGGCTGCGGGCCCAGCTGTCCAGCGGCACGTTCAAGAACGCCCTGGGTGCGGCCGGCCTGCGCGCGCCCGACGGTTCGTTCGGCTCCGGCTTCGCCCGGCCGCTGGGTGCGCCCGACGCGTCCCCGCCCGCCAGCAACGAGGTCGGCGGCAACGGTGAGAACGGCGGCACGGCCGCGGCCGGCTTCGACGCCAGCGCGCTGAGCCAGGTGATCGGCAGCTGGACCGCCATCACACAGCCGGGCCGGGTGCTCGCGGTCTTCGACGTCTCGGGCTCGATGAACACCAAGGTCCCGACGGCGAACGACCAGACCCGGGCCGCGGTGACCCGCAAGGCGGCGGCCGCCGGTCTGAGCATGTTCAGCGAGAAGTGGGCCGTCGGCGTGTGGCTGTTCTCGACGGACATGGTCGGCAGCAGGCCGTGGAAGGAGATCGTGCCGATCACCCCGCTGGCCTCGGGCCGGCCCCAGCTGCAGGACTCGATCAGCCAGATCGTGCCCAAGGAGGACGGCGACACCGGCCTCTATGACACGGTTCTGGCCGCGTACAAGGAGGTGAAGAGGACGTGGGAGCCCGGCAAGGTCAACTCCGTCATCCTCTTCACCGACGGCAAGGACGAAGGCAGCAAGATCAAGATTGACCAGCTGAAGGCGCAGCTCAAGCAGCTCAACGATCCGAAGGAGCCGGTGCGTCTGGTCATCATCGGCATCGGTGACCAGGTCGACCGGAACGAGCTCGAGGAGGCCGTGCGGGAGACCCCGGCGGGCGGCGTCTTCGTGACCAAGGACCCGGCCAAGATGAGCACGATCTTCGTCGAGGCCATCGGCCGCCGCACCGGCGCCGCCGGCAGCTGA